The Sporosarcina luteola genome contains a region encoding:
- the tsf gene encoding translation elongation factor Ts produces MAITAQMVKELREKTGAGMMDCKKALTEVNGDMDAAVDFLREKGLSSAAKKADRIAAEGTTDIIVKGNDAVIFEVNAETDFVAKNEAFQALVKELGEHLLATKPATVEEASESKMENGLSVADHISNAVAKIGEKITLRRFELKTKTDNDAFGPYLHMGGRIAVLTILEGTTDSEAAKDVAMHIAAMNPQYISRDEVSEDEVERERKVLTEQALNEGKPENIVAKMVEGRLGKYFEDICVLDQAFVKNSDQKVRDFVKSTGGTLKEFVRYAVGEGIEKREDNFADEVMSQVKGN; encoded by the coding sequence ATGGCAATTACAGCACAAATGGTAAAAGAACTGCGCGAAAAAACAGGCGCAGGTATGATGGACTGCAAAAAAGCACTTACTGAAGTAAATGGTGATATGGACGCGGCGGTAGACTTCCTTCGTGAAAAAGGTCTATCAAGCGCAGCTAAAAAAGCTGACCGCATCGCTGCTGAAGGTACAACAGACATCATCGTGAAAGGTAACGACGCTGTCATTTTCGAAGTGAACGCTGAAACGGACTTCGTTGCGAAAAACGAAGCGTTCCAAGCTCTTGTAAAAGAACTTGGCGAACACCTTTTAGCAACAAAACCGGCAACTGTAGAAGAAGCATCTGAATCGAAAATGGAAAACGGCCTTTCAGTCGCTGACCACATTTCCAATGCAGTTGCTAAAATCGGTGAGAAAATCACTCTCCGCCGCTTTGAATTGAAAACAAAAACAGACAACGATGCATTCGGTCCTTATCTTCATATGGGCGGCCGCATTGCGGTTCTTACAATCCTTGAAGGCACTACTGACTCCGAAGCTGCTAAAGATGTTGCAATGCACATCGCAGCTATGAATCCACAATACATCTCACGTGATGAGGTTTCAGAAGACGAAGTTGAGCGCGAGCGTAAAGTCCTTACTGAACAAGCATTGAATGAAGGCAAGCCAGAAAACATCGTTGCGAAAATGGTTGAAGGACGTCTTGGAAAATATTTCGAAGATATTTGTGTTCTTGACCAAGCATTCGTTAAAAACTCCGATCAAAAAGTACGTGATTTCGTTAAGTCGACTGGCGGAACTCTGAAAGAATTCGTCCGTTATGCTGTCGGTGAAGGAATTGAAAAACGCGAAGACAACTTTGCTGATGAAGTCATGAGCCAAGTAAAAGGCAACTGA
- the rpsB gene encoding 30S ribosomal protein S2: MSVISMKQLLEAGVHFGHQTRRWNPKMKKYIFVERNGIYIIDLQKTVKKLEEAYDFMRQVGADGGKVLFVGTKKQAQDAIKEEAERAGMYYINQRWLGGTLTNFGTIQKRVARMKKIETMEEDGTFDVLPKKEVSELRKEHDRLVKFLGGIRDMKSLPDVIFVVDPRKERIAVAEAIKLNIPLVGIVDTNCDPDEIDYVIPANDDAIRAVRLLTSKMADALIESRQGADEEVSEEATETAAAE; this comes from the coding sequence ATGTCAGTAATCTCAATGAAACAACTGCTTGAAGCAGGTGTACATTTCGGACACCAAACTCGTCGTTGGAACCCGAAAATGAAAAAGTATATTTTCGTAGAGCGTAACGGAATATACATCATCGATCTTCAAAAGACGGTGAAAAAACTTGAAGAAGCTTATGACTTCATGCGTCAAGTAGGTGCAGATGGCGGGAAAGTTCTTTTCGTTGGAACTAAGAAGCAAGCACAAGATGCAATCAAAGAAGAAGCTGAGCGCGCAGGAATGTACTACATCAACCAACGTTGGCTTGGTGGTACACTTACAAACTTCGGTACGATCCAAAAACGTGTTGCACGTATGAAAAAGATCGAAACGATGGAAGAAGACGGTACATTCGATGTACTTCCTAAGAAAGAAGTATCTGAACTACGAAAAGAACACGATCGTCTTGTGAAATTCCTAGGCGGTATCCGTGATATGAAATCATTGCCAGACGTCATCTTCGTCGTTGACCCTCGTAAAGAGCGCATCGCTGTGGCGGAAGCAATCAAATTGAACATTCCACTCGTCGGTATTGTTGATACGAACTGTGATCCGGACGAAATCGACTATGTCATTCCTGCGAATGACGATGCAATCCGTGCGGTTCGTCTACTTACTAGCAAAATGGCAGATGCATTGATCGAATCAAGACAAGGCGCTGATGAAGAAGTATCTGAAGAAGCGACTGAAACGGCAGCTGCAGAGTAA
- a CDS encoding FliA/WhiG family RNA polymerase sigma factor produces the protein MSKEGLTEEDACWKLWLNDRDPDAGDKLVRKYTPLVNYHVQRIGSGLPRNVSRDEIMSLGLQGLFDALTKFDPGRDLKFDTYASFRIRGSIIDGLRKEDWLPRSSRERSKKLEEEISKLEQKLQRHATPEEIADHLGVSVDEVYQTVQEHYFSNVLSIDERMNDDEEEGQKSFIIKDDHERTPEQQIVMGELVGDLALKIKELNHNEQLVLNLFYTDEMTLTEIGEILSLSTSRISQIHSKALFKLRKLLLPEIVDGGIL, from the coding sequence ATGTCAAAAGAGGGTCTGACGGAAGAAGATGCATGTTGGAAACTATGGTTGAATGATCGGGATCCCGATGCCGGTGACAAACTGGTCAGAAAGTATACGCCTCTCGTAAATTACCATGTACAGCGAATCGGCTCAGGTTTGCCACGCAATGTTTCGCGGGATGAAATCATGAGCCTGGGACTTCAAGGGCTATTTGACGCTTTGACGAAATTCGATCCGGGCAGGGACTTGAAATTTGATACGTATGCTTCGTTCAGGATCCGCGGATCGATCATCGACGGTTTGCGGAAAGAAGACTGGTTGCCGCGTTCTTCCCGTGAGAGATCGAAGAAGCTTGAGGAAGAGATCTCGAAATTGGAGCAGAAACTGCAGCGCCATGCTACGCCTGAAGAGATAGCGGACCATCTAGGGGTTTCTGTCGATGAAGTCTATCAGACTGTGCAGGAACACTATTTTTCTAATGTTTTATCCATAGATGAGCGTATGAATGATGATGAAGAGGAAGGACAGAAATCCTTTATTATAAAGGACGATCATGAACGTACTCCTGAACAGCAGATTGTCATGGGAGAGCTTGTCGGTGATTTGGCATTGAAAATAAAAGAACTCAATCATAACGAACAGTTGGTTTTGAATCTGTTTTACACAGATGAAATGACGTTGACGGAAATTGGGGAAATCCTCAGCTTATCAACATCAAGAATTTCGCAAATCCATTCAAAAGCACTTTTCAAACTACGGAAATTGCTGTTGCCGGAAATTGTCGATGGAGGGATTTTATGA
- a CDS encoding chemotaxis protein CheW, whose translation MAEVSESTKEMKVIVFQLMDKEYAVGVDVVESIEKLISITRVPKTPSYIKGVINLRGVVTPIVDLRERFGMEVKPLDDTSRIIIVSLEEFEVGLIVDSANDVIDIPVNSIEPQPEVVGSIESEFISGVAKVDKRLLVMLNLEKVLHPVKRVTTDEI comes from the coding sequence ATGGCTGAAGTAAGTGAAAGTACTAAAGAAATGAAAGTGATCGTGTTCCAGTTGATGGATAAGGAATATGCCGTTGGAGTCGACGTTGTTGAGTCGATCGAGAAACTCATATCGATTACGAGAGTTCCGAAAACTCCATCCTATATAAAAGGCGTCATCAACTTACGAGGGGTCGTCACTCCGATTGTCGATCTACGGGAGCGTTTTGGCATGGAAGTGAAGCCTCTTGATGACACCAGCAGAATCATTATTGTTTCATTGGAGGAATTTGAAGTGGGCCTAATCGTTGATTCCGCGAACGATGTGATCGATATTCCGGTCAATTCGATTGAACCTCAGCCTGAAGTCGTCGGATCGATTGAATCGGAATTCATTTCGGGTGTTGCCAAAGTGGATAAGCGCCTATTGGTCATGTTGAATCTTGAAAAAGTGCTTCATCCTGTGAAAAGAGTGACCACAGATGAAATCTGA
- a CDS encoding chemotaxis protein CheA, which translates to MDTNQYLEMFLEESKEHLQACNEHLLELEKNPDDLAIVNEVFRSAHTLKGMSATMGYEDIADLTHKMENVLDAIRNSKISVSTEILDIVFKAVDYLEEMVMDIEAGGTGKKDVLELVTALNRIETGQSAVIAPEMETAASTMAIEPLQQYTPALHYDDYEMTVIGQSQEQGFHAYEISVTLREDCLLKAARVFMVFEILEKSGEIVKSKPSVEQLENEDFDEVFTIVLISKEEASSLEAKVMKVSEVDRVDIHPVMGVSLLKETPVETEAVSVAKTAKETGKAIAVPQKGRRATNAHNANKTIRVNIDRLDILMNLFEELVIDRGRLQSIASELHNPDLNETVERMTRVSGDLQNIILNMRMIPVETVFNRFPKMVRQLARDLDKKINLEIIGAETELDRTVIDEIGDPLVHLIRNALDHGIESPAERLAKGKPEEGTVTLRAYHSGNHVFIELEDDGAGINKERVLQKALERGVVTEEIAATLTDRQIAELVLASGFSTAEKITDVSGRGVGLDVVKSTIESLGGYITIDSKEGQGSLFQVQLPLTLSIISVMLVNLDKDIYAIPLSSIIETAIIQTSEILNAHNQKVIDFRGSIVPLVNLKGIFEMDGAQEKEEYQSVVIVRKGERMAGLVVDSFIGQQEIVLKSLGNYLQSVFAISGATILGNGQVALIVDCNALIK; encoded by the coding sequence ATGGATACAAATCAATACCTTGAAATGTTTCTTGAAGAAAGTAAAGAACATCTTCAAGCTTGCAATGAACACTTATTGGAACTTGAAAAAAATCCCGACGATCTGGCTATTGTCAATGAAGTATTCCGTTCAGCACATACGTTGAAAGGAATGTCTGCAACGATGGGATACGAAGACATCGCTGACTTGACACATAAAATGGAAAATGTTCTGGATGCAATCCGAAACTCAAAAATCAGCGTTTCGACCGAAATTCTCGACATCGTTTTTAAAGCTGTCGATTATTTGGAAGAAATGGTGATGGATATAGAAGCAGGCGGTACAGGGAAGAAGGATGTACTAGAGCTTGTCACTGCATTGAACCGCATAGAGACTGGACAATCAGCCGTTATTGCACCGGAAATGGAGACGGCTGCCTCCACAATGGCGATCGAGCCGTTGCAACAATATACTCCGGCGCTTCACTACGATGATTATGAAATGACGGTGATCGGTCAATCGCAGGAACAAGGTTTCCATGCATATGAAATATCCGTTACACTGCGGGAAGACTGCTTACTTAAGGCAGCAAGAGTATTCATGGTTTTCGAGATCCTTGAAAAATCAGGAGAAATCGTTAAGTCAAAACCTTCTGTTGAACAGTTGGAAAATGAGGATTTTGATGAAGTATTCACTATAGTTCTAATCTCTAAAGAAGAAGCAAGTTCACTAGAAGCAAAAGTGATGAAAGTTTCTGAAGTGGATCGGGTCGATATCCATCCGGTTATGGGCGTATCCCTGCTTAAGGAGACACCTGTTGAGACTGAGGCCGTTTCTGTTGCGAAAACCGCGAAGGAAACTGGGAAAGCTATTGCCGTCCCTCAAAAAGGACGACGAGCAACGAATGCACATAATGCGAACAAGACAATCCGGGTCAATATTGACCGGTTGGACATTCTCATGAATCTTTTCGAAGAGCTGGTTATTGACAGGGGACGTTTGCAATCGATTGCAAGTGAATTACATAATCCCGACTTGAATGAAACTGTCGAGAGGATGACCCGAGTTTCCGGAGATCTTCAAAATATAATCCTGAACATGCGTATGATTCCCGTAGAGACTGTATTCAACCGCTTCCCGAAAATGGTACGTCAGCTGGCACGGGATCTAGATAAAAAGATTAATCTTGAAATTATCGGAGCCGAAACTGAACTGGACAGAACGGTAATCGATGAAATCGGGGATCCTCTCGTCCATTTGATCCGAAATGCATTGGATCACGGTATAGAGAGTCCGGCAGAACGACTTGCTAAAGGCAAGCCTGAGGAAGGCACTGTCACATTGAGGGCGTATCATTCCGGTAATCATGTATTCATTGAGCTGGAAGATGATGGTGCAGGCATCAACAAGGAACGGGTTCTGCAAAAGGCACTTGAAAGAGGCGTTGTAACTGAAGAAATAGCTGCCACGCTGACGGATCGGCAGATTGCTGAACTCGTTTTGGCATCCGGGTTTTCCACTGCAGAAAAAATTACCGATGTATCTGGCCGCGGTGTCGGTCTCGATGTCGTGAAAAGTACAATTGAATCACTTGGCGGCTATATAACGATCGACTCCAAGGAAGGGCAAGGCTCTCTTTTCCAAGTGCAGCTGCCACTAACGTTGTCCATTATTTCGGTAATGCTTGTCAACTTGGACAAGGATATTTATGCAATCCCGCTCTCCTCGATCATCGAAACTGCGATCATTCAAACTTCCGAGATCTTGAATGCGCATAATCAGAAAGTGATTGATTTCAGGGGAAGCATCGTTCCGCTCGTCAACTTAAAAGGAATTTTCGAGATGGATGGTGCGCAGGAGAAGGAAGAATACCAATCTGTAGTCATCGTCCGTAAAGGCGAAAGAATGGCTGGACTCGTCGTAGATTCATTTATCGGGCAGCAAGAGATCGTATTGAAATCACTAGGCAATTATCTTCAGAGCGTATTCGCTATTTCTGGCGCTACAATATTAGGGAACGGACAAGTTGCGCTTATCGTGGATTGCAATGCATTGATCAAGTAG
- a CDS encoding protein-glutamate methylesterase/protein-glutamine glutaminase: MRKLITDMLSKHPLLEVIGIARNGKDAVAKAVELQPDVITMDIEMPVMNGLEALRQIMEQHPTPVVMLSSTTEIGAENTMIAMDYGAVDFVAKPGGPISLNLHEVEQEIVEKVFAAAKVRISNLLKQPVPQAEKHFKKKQSINEKKIGSSDSMLSQIDSLHAKKIHKGMETFVIIGTSTGGPRALQEVLTRLPSDINAPILVVQHMPPGFTKSLAQRLDGLSEIRVKEAEDGEALLKGVAYIAPGGKHLKFERCPAGFCVRLDAADSPRMGHRPSVDILLESAASMQELQYVTAIMTGMGQDGTEGMKQLKSACFTITIAESEKTSVVYGMPKAIKEAGLADRIVDVQSIAAAITEILHS; encoded by the coding sequence ATGCGAAAATTGATTACAGACATGCTTTCGAAGCATCCGTTGCTTGAAGTAATAGGAATAGCGCGCAACGGGAAAGATGCCGTTGCCAAAGCTGTGGAACTTCAACCGGATGTCATCACGATGGATATTGAGATGCCGGTCATGAACGGGCTAGAGGCTTTGAGGCAAATCATGGAACAGCATCCTACCCCCGTTGTAATGCTCTCAAGCACGACTGAAATTGGGGCAGAAAATACGATGATCGCCATGGATTATGGTGCCGTGGATTTTGTCGCCAAGCCTGGCGGACCCATTTCACTTAATTTGCATGAAGTGGAACAGGAGATTGTCGAAAAAGTATTTGCAGCTGCAAAAGTCAGAATTTCCAATCTCCTAAAACAACCAGTACCACAGGCCGAGAAGCATTTTAAGAAAAAACAATCTATCAATGAAAAGAAAATCGGGTCTTCTGATTCAATGCTCTCTCAAATAGATTCATTGCATGCCAAAAAGATTCACAAAGGGATGGAGACTTTTGTTATAATAGGTACATCGACAGGGGGTCCACGGGCACTGCAGGAAGTGCTTACACGACTGCCGTCTGATATAAATGCACCAATTTTGGTCGTTCAGCATATGCCGCCTGGATTTACGAAATCATTGGCCCAGCGATTGGACGGCTTAAGCGAAATAAGGGTGAAGGAAGCCGAGGATGGAGAAGCTCTTCTTAAAGGTGTTGCTTATATTGCACCTGGCGGAAAGCATTTGAAATTTGAAAGGTGCCCTGCTGGTTTTTGCGTCCGGCTCGACGCCGCGGATTCACCCCGAATGGGTCATCGGCCGTCTGTAGACATACTGTTGGAGTCTGCTGCATCCATGCAGGAACTGCAATATGTAACGGCCATCATGACGGGGATGGGGCAAGACGGTACGGAAGGGATGAAACAACTGAAATCGGCTTGTTTTACGATTACGATTGCTGAATCCGAAAAGACGTCTGTCGTCTATGGAATGCCGAAAGCGATTAAAGAAGCCGGTCTCGCCGATCGCATCGTTGATGTGCAGAGCATTGCGGCAGCAATTACGGAAATCTTACATTCTTGA
- a CDS encoding MinD/ParA family protein, which produces MRDQAEALRMKMLKVQGELAKSIAIVSGKGGVGKSNFSTNFAHSLRLKGKKVIVVDMDIGMGNIHILLGAAPQHSLKDYLTGQQRLENVVNSDEDGLTFISGGSGLDSVLDWSEDMFERLLAAFEQLQKEYDFILFDMGAGATQRSIELIIAVDEVIVISTTEPTSITDAYSMMKFICLQDPDKKFSIVSNRVSKLDDGNDAVTRLQYAMRKFLDKDTFILGFLPEDAAVHKAVVAQKPFILLYPNALISKRMAAIADEFVKVDQAEEKQGTGFLQKLKGIFLKGRE; this is translated from the coding sequence ATGCGTGACCAAGCGGAAGCACTTCGAATGAAGATGTTGAAGGTGCAGGGTGAACTGGCCAAATCGATTGCGATTGTCAGTGGAAAAGGTGGGGTGGGCAAGTCGAACTTCTCCACGAATTTCGCCCATTCTTTACGTTTGAAAGGAAAGAAAGTCATCGTCGTCGATATGGATATCGGAATGGGAAACATCCATATATTACTCGGCGCTGCTCCCCAACACAGTTTGAAGGATTATTTGACGGGCCAACAACGATTGGAAAATGTCGTAAACTCAGATGAGGATGGGCTTACATTCATTTCAGGAGGATCGGGATTGGATTCTGTTCTCGATTGGTCCGAGGATATGTTTGAACGATTGCTGGCCGCTTTCGAACAGCTTCAAAAAGAGTATGACTTCATCCTTTTTGATATGGGCGCGGGTGCGACGCAACGTTCAATCGAACTGATCATTGCGGTGGATGAAGTGATCGTCATTTCCACAACAGAACCCACTTCAATTACTGATGCCTATTCGATGATGAAGTTCATCTGTCTACAGGACCCGGATAAGAAATTCAGCATTGTTAGTAATCGGGTGTCAAAGCTCGATGACGGCAATGACGCGGTGACACGACTGCAATATGCAATGAGGAAATTCCTTGATAAAGACACATTCATTTTAGGGTTTTTACCGGAAGACGCGGCTGTTCATAAAGCGGTGGTCGCGCAAAAACCCTTTATATTGCTCTATCCCAATGCTCTTATTTCAAAGCGAATGGCAGCAATTGCCGACGAATTTGTAAAAGTGGATCAGGCTGAGGAAAAACAAGGAACCGGATTCCTTCAAAAGTTGAAGGGGATTTTCTTGAAAGGGCGTGAATGA
- the flhF gene encoding flagellar biosynthesis protein FlhF: MKMKKYTADTMVEAMKKVRADFGDEAVILSSNVVTSKGFLGFFQKKSVEVVAGFDEPSFTQSTTSFIPKQTAEVVDLKQDAEIRKEMNEMKRLLQEMKQSASFANFPDELKPLLTFLEKQELSEQLTLQIGNEIFTLMKEEKKDFSTEEQVELAKTFLTKEFSDLPFGGISTTKKYINVLGPTGVGKTTTIAKIAARSLLEDKKKIGFITTDTYRIAAIEQLRTYANLLQAPVEIAYNSKDFEEAIRKMQDRDLIFIDTAGRNYKEIKFVDDLKRLIDFSLDMESFLVLSVTSKEEDMRTIIDKFTSFPIKKFIFTKVDETGSIGPMFNLMKEYGIGTAYYTDGQEVPEDLTEADLERMLTLLLAGAEHA, translated from the coding sequence ATGAAAATGAAGAAATATACAGCCGATACGATGGTGGAGGCGATGAAGAAGGTGAGAGCTGATTTCGGGGATGAAGCTGTCATCCTTAGCTCAAATGTCGTCACCTCCAAAGGGTTTCTCGGCTTTTTTCAAAAGAAGTCGGTTGAAGTCGTTGCCGGTTTTGATGAACCTTCCTTCACTCAGTCAACAACATCATTTATACCGAAACAGACTGCCGAGGTTGTAGACCTCAAGCAGGACGCAGAAATAAGGAAAGAAATGAATGAGATGAAAAGACTGCTTCAGGAAATGAAGCAGTCTGCTTCATTCGCCAATTTCCCGGATGAGCTCAAACCGTTGCTCACTTTTTTAGAGAAACAGGAGTTGTCGGAACAGCTGACTCTTCAAATTGGAAATGAAATTTTCACGTTGATGAAAGAGGAAAAGAAAGATTTTTCAACAGAGGAACAAGTGGAACTAGCAAAGACGTTCTTAACGAAAGAATTCTCAGACTTACCTTTCGGCGGCATTTCAACTACCAAAAAATATATTAATGTACTTGGTCCGACCGGGGTTGGAAAGACGACAACGATTGCTAAGATTGCGGCTAGGTCCCTTTTGGAAGATAAAAAGAAGATTGGCTTCATTACAACTGACACCTATCGAATTGCTGCAATAGAACAATTGCGCACGTATGCGAATCTATTACAGGCGCCAGTTGAAATCGCCTATAATAGCAAGGACTTTGAAGAAGCCATCAGAAAAATGCAAGATCGTGACTTGATCTTTATCGATACAGCTGGCCGTAATTATAAAGAAATCAAATTTGTAGATGATTTGAAACGTCTGATCGATTTCTCGTTGGACATGGAATCATTCCTCGTCTTGTCTGTGACTTCAAAGGAAGAGGATATGAGGACAATCATCGACAAATTTACTTCTTTTCCGATTAAGAAATTCATCTTTACGAAAGTGGATGAAACGGGATCGATTGGTCCGATGTTCAATCTCATGAAAGAATACGGCATCGGCACCGCTTATTACACAGATGGACAGGAAGTGCCGGAAGATCTTACTGAGGCAGATCTCGAAAGAATGCTCACATTGTTATTGGCAGGTGCTGAACATGCGTGA
- the flhA gene encoding flagellar biosynthesis protein FlhA translates to MQFRDIGVLAAVIMIVAMLVIPLPPWLLSFLIIINITLALMVLLTSMNMQEALQFSIFPSLLLLLTLFRLGLNVSTTRAILSQGDAGGVVDTFGTFVTGGNIVVGLVVFVILIIIQFIVITKGSERVSEVAARFTLDAMPGKQMSIDADLNAGMISETEARMRREKVSNEADFYGAMDGATKFVKGDAIAGIIIVIINLLVGMIIGVAQMDLPFAEAATKFSKLTVGDGIVSQIPALLISTATGIVVTRAASEGNLGTDITRQLLGQPKLLYIAAITVFLLGLFTPINDILTIPIAALLVLGAYIMSRQPEEDPTELLEMEEEVETEGMKSPENVVNLLNVDPIEFEFGYGLIPLVDAQQGGDLLDRVVMIRRQLALELGLVIPVVRIRDNIQLQPNEYRIKIKGNELARGELLLDHYLAMSPGGDDSIVGIDTIEPSFGLPAKWITEDVKEDAEIMGYTVVDPPSVVSTHLTEVIRANAADLIGRQETKQLVDHVRETYPILVDELTPTPLSIGEIQKVLAKLLNENVSIRNLPIIFETLADYSKYSSDVDLLTEYVRQSLARQITGQYSTGVEALKVLTVSGKVEKLIADHIQQTEQGNYLSIDPSHSQEILESIAREVERVALMDQSPVILCSPAIRMYLRQITERYFPQIPVLSYNELEASIEVQSVGVVEI, encoded by the coding sequence ATGCAATTTAGAGATATCGGAGTATTGGCAGCGGTCATTATGATTGTTGCCATGCTCGTCATCCCATTACCGCCTTGGCTTTTAAGCTTTCTTATCATTATCAATATAACACTTGCATTAATGGTCCTTTTGACATCGATGAATATGCAGGAAGCATTGCAATTTTCGATATTTCCTTCGTTGCTTTTATTACTGACGCTTTTCCGTCTAGGTTTGAACGTTTCAACGACCCGTGCAATTCTTTCACAAGGGGATGCAGGCGGGGTTGTCGACACATTCGGTACGTTTGTAACCGGCGGAAATATCGTCGTCGGCCTTGTTGTCTTTGTCATTTTAATCATCATCCAGTTCATCGTCATAACAAAGGGATCGGAGCGGGTTTCTGAAGTGGCAGCCCGTTTTACGTTAGATGCGATGCCAGGTAAGCAGATGAGTATCGATGCCGATTTGAACGCAGGAATGATTTCTGAGACAGAAGCAAGGATGCGCCGTGAAAAGGTGAGCAATGAAGCTGACTTCTATGGCGCGATGGATGGAGCAACGAAATTTGTTAAAGGAGATGCCATCGCCGGAATCATCATCGTCATCATCAACCTACTTGTAGGGATGATTATCGGTGTCGCACAGATGGATTTGCCATTTGCCGAGGCTGCGACGAAATTCTCCAAATTGACCGTCGGAGATGGAATCGTTTCCCAAATACCGGCTTTACTCATCTCGACAGCTACAGGGATTGTCGTAACGCGTGCAGCATCCGAAGGGAATCTTGGTACGGATATAACGAGACAGCTGTTAGGCCAACCGAAGTTGCTCTATATTGCAGCAATAACCGTCTTCCTGTTAGGGCTGTTTACGCCAATCAATGACATCCTTACGATTCCAATTGCAGCTCTTCTGGTTTTAGGTGCATACATCATGTCACGTCAACCTGAGGAAGACCCTACCGAATTGCTGGAAATGGAAGAAGAAGTTGAAACGGAAGGGATGAAGAGTCCGGAAAATGTAGTCAACCTATTGAATGTCGATCCGATCGAGTTCGAATTCGGCTACGGGCTCATCCCTTTAGTCGACGCCCAGCAAGGCGGGGATTTATTGGACAGGGTCGTCATGATCAGAAGGCAGCTTGCACTTGAGTTGGGGCTCGTCATTCCGGTCGTCCGGATCCGGGACAATATCCAGCTGCAACCGAATGAATATCGTATCAAGATAAAGGGAAATGAGCTGGCAAGAGGCGAACTACTTCTTGACCATTATCTCGCAATGAGTCCGGGGGGCGACGATTCGATTGTTGGAATCGATACGATTGAGCCGTCATTCGGCCTTCCCGCGAAGTGGATTACTGAAGACGTTAAAGAAGATGCCGAAATTATGGGCTATACAGTCGTCGATCCACCAAGCGTTGTCTCTACCCATCTCACTGAAGTGATCCGTGCGAATGCAGCCGACTTGATTGGACGCCAAGAAACGAAACAGCTCGTCGATCATGTTCGTGAGACGTATCCAATCCTGGTCGATGAACTTACACCTACGCCTCTCTCAATAGGTGAAATCCAAAAAGTGTTGGCGAAATTATTGAATGAAAATGTCTCAATCCGCAACTTGCCGATTATTTTCGAGACGCTTGCCGATTATTCGAAGTACTCATCGGATGTCGATTTGCTGACGGAATATGTAAGGCAATCGCTAGCAAGACAAATCACCGGTCAATACTCGACCGGGGTAGAAGCGCTGAAAGTATTGACCGTATCAGGTAAAGTCGAGAAATTGATAGCGGATCATATCCAGCAGACCGAGCAAGGCAATTATTTGTCGATTGACCCGTCCCATTCCCAAGAAATATTGGAATCGATCGCAAGAGAGGTCGAAAGGGTGGCGCTGATGGACCAATCACCTGTCATTCTCTGTTCGCCAGCAATCAGGATGTACTTAAGGCAAATTACGGAGCGGTACTTCCCGCAAATACCTGTATTATCTTACAATGAGCTTGAAGCTTCAATTGAAGTCCAAAGTGTCGGGGTGGTGGAAATCTGA